The Novosphingobium terrae genome has a window encoding:
- a CDS encoding recombinase family protein, which produces MMSRVFAYCRVSTLDQTTENQAREIQTAGFAVEPKRIIEETVSGSVAAMERKGFAKLVDRLEAGDVLVVTKLDRLGRNAIDVRTSVERLAADGIKVHCLALGGVDLTSAAGKMTMSVISAVAEFERDLLIERTQSGLARAKAQGKALGRPTALSKAQQQEIMDERAKGTSLGVLAQRYGVSRAAIQRVEKRAL; this is translated from the coding sequence ATGATGAGCCGCGTGTTTGCCTATTGCCGTGTCAGCACCCTCGATCAGACAACAGAGAACCAAGCGAGGGAGATTCAAACGGCTGGCTTTGCCGTTGAACCCAAGCGTATCATTGAGGAAACCGTCTCAGGCTCTGTTGCCGCCATGGAGCGCAAGGGCTTTGCCAAGCTGGTGGATCGCTTGGAGGCTGGTGATGTGCTGGTGGTGACAAAGCTGGACCGGCTGGGGCGCAACGCCATTGATGTACGCACCTCGGTTGAGCGGCTGGCAGCAGATGGCATCAAGGTTCATTGCTTGGCTCTGGGAGGCGTAGATCTTACCTCCGCAGCCGGAAAGATGACCATGAGCGTGATATCGGCTGTGGCAGAGTTTGAGCGTGATCTTCTTATTGAGCGCACTCAATCAGGGCTGGCACGCGCAAAGGCACAAGGAAAGGCGCTGGGAAGGCCCACAGCACTATCCAAAGCCCAACAGCAGGAAATCATGGACGAACGCGCTAAAGGCACTTCCCTTGGCGTTCTGGCCCAACGGTATGGGGTTAGCAGGGCTGCTATTCAGCGAGTTGAGAAGCGGGCCTTATAG
- a CDS encoding ATP-dependent nuclease: MHIERLTIKNFRGLEKISFDAGRGLNVIAGPNAVGKTTILEAIRLCKSLLAQRYSGEAQQVLVSLGAVQNGGVATNAPFALLANDPTKPINIQMIIKLEQDEIDRLKTSVEPLSMMVLQTQLARSINDSATDLTSFLSTPQGQAQLQSAKSAVNEIVKKISISNEYNMDLSLETESGIAKGADINSQIFINFLERSLTPNLTNFNYFTADRALPSGEVAIQLGSGDIQQQIMSHLAQPAVKWGRLKQLIIQNLLLSESGREKLSQEFNLIFDELLPGKKLSGVSFSEQGVLRVLVEEKSSGKIFDIDSMSSGEKGLILTFLTLRLSSNKNTIVMLDEPELHLNAAVCSRITRFMKDRCVEEKGLQLFVCSHSPEIVRDAFEDEKSKLFHLRTSTDITPIYQQDSKEVFEVLNRLGASTSDLLFSRGSVFVEGDHDAIILQAGYADSLQGFKVQPLGGRSEIEKDIPKLQEQEKNGNLTKKQLFIFDRDRNISDLKSSNLVKVYQLERYCIENYLLDEEILFDVISEKSGHPPESRGSFSQQLEEIAIRQLDSHVIASVYNKFEPENAGLRPKEIQLKTIPDAAKILWQRIEKLKDDVTALEETTWVDAFVAECERAHSEFEATWKTDWKKVASGKILIDDLYKEYEIKMSKSEFKKTIISVMSTRKTETWRSINSVLIEYLDK, translated from the coding sequence GTGCACATCGAGCGCCTTACAATAAAGAATTTTCGTGGTCTTGAAAAAATATCATTTGATGCTGGCCGAGGCCTGAATGTTATAGCTGGCCCGAATGCCGTTGGTAAAACGACGATCCTTGAAGCGATCAGGCTCTGCAAGTCGCTATTGGCCCAAAGATACAGTGGCGAAGCGCAACAGGTTTTAGTCAGCTTAGGAGCAGTTCAAAACGGAGGTGTAGCGACTAATGCGCCATTTGCATTGCTTGCCAACGACCCCACAAAACCTATAAATATTCAAATGATAATAAAATTAGAACAGGATGAAATTGATCGTTTAAAAACCTCCGTTGAACCGCTTTCAATGATGGTTTTGCAAACACAGTTAGCCCGCTCAATTAATGATAGCGCAACTGACCTAACCTCTTTTCTTTCAACCCCGCAAGGTCAGGCTCAATTACAATCAGCGAAGAGCGCCGTTAATGAAATTGTTAAGAAAATTAGCATATCAAACGAATACAATATGGATCTTTCTCTTGAAACTGAAAGTGGAATAGCCAAGGGTGCTGATATAAATTCTCAGATTTTTATCAATTTCCTCGAAAGATCGTTGACCCCAAATCTAACCAATTTCAATTATTTCACTGCTGATCGCGCACTTCCAAGCGGAGAAGTTGCTATTCAACTTGGGTCCGGCGACATTCAACAGCAAATAATGTCCCACCTTGCCCAGCCCGCAGTAAAATGGGGTCGATTAAAGCAGTTAATCATTCAAAACCTTCTTTTAAGCGAAAGCGGTAGAGAGAAACTTTCGCAAGAGTTTAACTTAATATTTGACGAATTACTTCCCGGCAAAAAGCTTTCCGGCGTTTCCTTCAGCGAACAGGGCGTTTTGCGAGTTTTGGTCGAAGAAAAGAGCTCTGGGAAAATTTTTGATATAGACAGCATGAGTAGTGGGGAAAAAGGATTGATCCTCACGTTTCTCACTCTCAGGCTAAGCAGTAACAAAAATACAATTGTCATGCTGGACGAACCTGAGCTTCATTTGAACGCTGCCGTTTGCTCCCGCATCACACGGTTTATGAAAGATCGTTGCGTCGAGGAAAAAGGGCTGCAGTTATTTGTTTGCAGCCACTCTCCTGAAATAGTTCGCGATGCCTTTGAAGACGAAAAATCAAAATTATTTCACTTAAGAACATCGACCGACATTACCCCCATCTATCAACAAGATAGCAAAGAGGTTTTTGAAGTATTAAACCGCTTGGGCGCTAGCACTTCCGATCTTCTATTCTCAAGAGGATCTGTTTTTGTCGAAGGCGATCATGATGCCATTATTCTACAGGCTGGCTATGCAGACTCTCTTCAGGGCTTCAAAGTTCAACCTCTTGGAGGTCGGTCCGAGATAGAAAAAGATATCCCAAAACTGCAAGAACAAGAAAAAAATGGGAATCTAACAAAAAAGCAGTTGTTCATTTTCGATAGAGACAGGAACATCTCTGACTTGAAAAGCTCAAACTTGGTGAAGGTCTATCAGCTCGAAAGATATTGCATCGAAAATTATCTCTTAGACGAGGAAATTTTATTTGACGTAATATCTGAAAAATCAGGACACCCCCCCGAATCTCGCGGCTCCTTTTCACAGCAATTGGAAGAAATTGCTATCAGGCAGCTCGATAGTCATGTGATAGCAAGCGTATATAACAAATTCGAGCCCGAAAATGCAGGCCTAAGGCCGAAAGAAATTCAATTGAAGACGATCCCGGATGCAGCAAAAATCCTCTGGCAACGGATTGAAAAACTCAAGGACGACGTCACTGCACTGGAAGAGACTACATGGGTCGATGCCTTTGTCGCTGAATGCGAAAGAGCTCATAGCGAATTCGAAGCGACGTGGAAAACGGACTGGAAAAAGGTAGCGAGTGGGAAGATCTTAATTGATGACCTATATAAAGAATATGAAATAAAGATGAGCAAATCAGAATTTAAGAAAACAATTATTTCCGTCATGTCCACAAGAAAGACGGAGACGTGGCGATCTATAAATTCTGTCTTAATTGAATATTTAGACAAATGA
- a CDS encoding S1/P1 nuclease, whose product MRLTSLISAAFLAPLLSMTVSATPALAWGAEGHQITGLIAEKHLSEAAAAQIHQFMGKEDLAQASTWPDEMRSAPTDFWRHRAGHWHYVTVAGDDYQPSDRPREGDAISALAAYSAVLRDPKRDKEEKRVALRFVVHIIGDLHQPLHAGAGGDHNDHGGNDVPVVFLGRPMPLHGVWDYGLIEHRGLSSATYASALSASITPTQVSAWSASSPEQWVHESIALRKTIYPQTHKLSEDYAQQHQAEVDERLEQAGVRIAAYLNAMFQPETAGS is encoded by the coding sequence ATGCGACTGACCTCTCTGATTTCCGCCGCCTTTCTGGCCCCTCTGCTCTCCATGACGGTATCCGCCACCCCGGCTCTGGCCTGGGGCGCCGAAGGCCATCAGATCACCGGCCTGATCGCCGAGAAACATCTGAGCGAGGCTGCTGCCGCGCAAATCCATCAATTTATGGGCAAGGAGGATCTGGCGCAGGCCTCGACATGGCCCGATGAGATGCGCTCGGCCCCCACTGATTTCTGGCGGCACCGGGCCGGGCACTGGCATTATGTGACAGTGGCGGGCGACGACTATCAGCCCTCCGACCGCCCGCGCGAGGGCGATGCGATCAGCGCTCTGGCCGCCTACAGCGCCGTGCTGCGCGATCCGAAGCGCGACAAGGAGGAGAAGCGTGTCGCCCTGCGCTTCGTCGTGCATATCATCGGCGATCTGCACCAGCCGCTGCATGCGGGCGCGGGTGGGGACCATAATGATCATGGCGGCAATGATGTACCCGTGGTGTTTCTGGGCCGCCCGATGCCGCTGCATGGCGTGTGGGATTACGGGCTGATCGAGCATCGCGGGCTGTCTTCGGCGACCTATGCTTCAGCTTTGTCGGCCAGCATCACCCCGACGCAGGTCTCGGCCTGGAGCGCTTCTTCACCCGAGCAATGGGTGCATGAGAGCATCGCCCTGCGCAAAACCATCTACCCCCAGACCCACAAACTGTCCGAGGATTACGCGCAGCAGCATCAGGCGGAGGTGGATGAGCGACTGGAACAGGCAGGCGTGAGGATCGCGGCCTATCTCAACGCGATGTTCCAGCCGGAGACCGCAGGCTCTTGA
- a CDS encoding TonB-dependent receptor, translated as MAAALLTAAPAFAQSTGTQTFEGSIVVNGKKDIKPIEGITLPDTPKEKRVFDQDMIDHQTAGQTVDDIINYMPGVSFQNNGPYGDAGGTLSIHGFDGSRISQTLDGIPMNDSGNYSLYPSEQIDSELIERIDVTLGSTDIDSPTASATGSTVNYIMRNPTEDFHVRMKGTVGQWDGMRIFGVVDTGIFTPFGTRALLSASRQTSSFPYDPNAKLSRAQANAKIYQPIGSADDFLSLAGWWSQSRGNRYGDVLLNGSYPTAANVRAALAAGTCQEAVATPGKKDTANGCGTSYDLGYNPTNRYNIRMNSRFTLGHGLILTFDPSYNYTKSNGSAAVTATEGTYSLKNGTKTTSIAGFIGGKPYLGGVDLNGDGDTLDTVEMDAPTNTVTKRIVAVTNLIWKANASNTLRLNYTFDHAYLRQTGELGQMQQNGEPASYFTDGNPILDASGLPIEKRNRSSISMLNQVAGEYRGEFIDHRLVLTGGVRAPFFHRDLTNYCVSESGGSGYVDCFNNPTYQAAFLAANPTYQPPQSRHYNFNSVLPSAGFTFKVIPSTSLFFDYSQGIYVPSTDNLYDSFAFATSDSRSAPVPERTFNFEGGVRYKTSKVQAEVSGWYTVYHNRIAESNIVSPQDDTTTITVFTNLGTVHKYGVDASVSYKPVSALSFYVFGSYLKSKILGDVLNGACTANNVKYGDSAGIGTCTAVGQSTYALTAGMRESGSPTFMIGTRVQAHVGPLDIGIQAKHTGPRYVNDQNTPFYTSATNHTVIFPSTAAAYTLVDLDVRMKAGFLGLNDKTYLQLNVHNLFNEFYVGGFSGGTVSNTYAPYAYVGTPRTISGSINVAF; from the coding sequence ATGGCGGCTGCACTGCTCACCGCCGCACCCGCCTTCGCCCAGTCCACCGGCACCCAGACCTTCGAAGGGTCGATCGTGGTGAACGGCAAGAAGGACATCAAGCCGATCGAGGGCATCACCCTGCCTGACACGCCCAAGGAAAAGCGGGTTTTCGATCAGGATATGATCGACCACCAGACTGCCGGCCAGACCGTGGATGATATCATCAACTACATGCCTGGCGTCAGTTTCCAGAACAACGGCCCCTATGGCGACGCGGGCGGCACGCTCTCGATCCATGGTTTCGACGGCAGCCGCATTTCGCAGACGCTCGACGGCATTCCGATGAACGATTCGGGCAATTACTCGCTCTATCCGTCGGAGCAGATCGATTCCGAACTGATCGAGCGTATCGACGTCACGCTGGGCTCGACCGACATCGACAGCCCGACCGCCTCGGCCACCGGCTCGACGGTCAACTACATCATGCGCAATCCCACCGAGGATTTCCATGTCCGCATGAAGGGCACCGTGGGCCAGTGGGACGGCATGCGCATCTTCGGCGTGGTCGATACCGGCATCTTCACGCCGTTCGGCACGCGCGCGCTGCTCTCGGCCAGCCGCCAGACCAGCTCCTTCCCCTATGATCCCAACGCCAAGCTGTCACGCGCGCAGGCCAACGCCAAGATCTATCAGCCGATCGGTTCGGCCGATGATTTCCTCTCGCTGGCCGGTTGGTGGAGCCAGTCGCGCGGCAACCGCTATGGCGACGTGCTGCTCAACGGTTCCTACCCCACGGCCGCCAATGTGCGCGCCGCCCTTGCCGCCGGCACCTGCCAGGAAGCCGTGGCAACCCCGGGCAAGAAGGACACGGCCAATGGCTGCGGCACGTCCTATGATCTGGGCTATAACCCCACCAATCGTTACAACATCCGCATGAACAGCCGCTTCACGCTGGGCCATGGGCTGATCCTGACCTTCGATCCCAGCTACAACTACACCAAGTCGAACGGCAGCGCCGCCGTGACCGCCACCGAAGGCACCTACAGCCTGAAGAACGGCACCAAGACCACGTCGATCGCCGGCTTCATCGGCGGCAAGCCCTATCTGGGCGGGGTGGATCTGAACGGCGATGGCGACACGCTCGATACGGTGGAGATGGATGCGCCCACCAACACCGTCACCAAGCGTATCGTGGCGGTCACCAACCTGATCTGGAAGGCCAATGCCAGCAACACGCTGCGCCTGAACTACACCTTCGACCATGCCTATCTGCGCCAGACCGGCGAGCTGGGCCAGATGCAGCAGAATGGCGAACCGGCCAGCTATTTCACCGATGGCAACCCCATCCTCGACGCTTCGGGCCTGCCGATCGAAAAGCGCAACCGCTCCTCGATCTCGATGCTCAACCAGGTGGCGGGCGAATATCGCGGCGAGTTCATCGACCATCGGCTGGTGCTGACCGGCGGGGTGCGCGCGCCCTTCTTCCATCGCGACCTGACCAACTATTGCGTCTCGGAATCGGGCGGCAGCGGCTATGTCGACTGCTTCAACAACCCGACCTATCAGGCCGCCTTCCTGGCCGCCAACCCCACCTATCAGCCACCGCAGTCGCGCCACTACAATTTCAACAGCGTGCTGCCCAGCGCCGGTTTCACCTTCAAGGTGATCCCCAGCACCAGCCTGTTCTTCGACTATTCGCAGGGCATCTATGTGCCCAGCACCGACAATCTGTATGACTCTTTCGCCTTCGCGACCTCGGATTCGCGCTCTGCGCCCGTGCCCGAGCGGACCTTCAACTTCGAGGGCGGCGTGCGCTACAAGACCAGCAAGGTTCAGGCCGAAGTGTCGGGCTGGTACACGGTCTATCATAACCGCATCGCGGAATCGAACATCGTCAGCCCGCAGGACGATACGACCACCATCACCGTCTTCACCAATCTGGGCACGGTTCACAAATATGGTGTCGATGCCAGCGTCAGCTACAAGCCGGTGTCCGCGCTCAGCTTCTACGTCTTCGGCTCCTATCTGAAGTCGAAGATCCTGGGCGACGTGTTGAATGGTGCCTGCACCGCCAACAATGTGAAATATGGTGATTCGGCCGGCATTGGCACCTGCACCGCCGTGGGCCAGTCGACCTATGCGCTGACCGCCGGGATGCGTGAATCGGGTTCGCCCACCTTCATGATCGGCACGCGCGTGCAGGCCCATGTCGGTCCGCTGGACATCGGCATTCAGGCCAAGCACACCGGCCCGCGCTATGTGAACGACCAGAACACGCCGTTCTACACCAGCGCGACCAACCACACGGTGATCTTCCCGTCGACGGCGGCAGCCTATACGCTGGTCGATCTGGATGTGCGCATGAAGGCTGGCTTCCTGGGTCTGAACGACAAGACCTATCTCCAGCTCAACGTCCACAACCTGTTCAACGAGTTCTATGTTGGCGGGTTCAGCGGCGGCACCGTGTCGAACACCTATGCACCCTATGCCTATGTCGGCACGCCGCGCACGATCAGCGGCTCGATCAACGTCGCGTTCTAA